In one window of Prosthecobacter fusiformis DNA:
- a CDS encoding beta-ketoacyl-[acyl-carrier-protein] synthase family protein, translated as MSSSLGIHSPVISVLFPVVPVYPQRILITGAGIVSPLGLDWQENEASFRANRTAFRPVTMFDVSQRIARTAAHVDLPEERLFLKTPGRRQHLIDRGTKMLLLALRETLAMARLPGLQGIDAIIIGTSAGAMGIGQEYFRHATSSPSKIPGQISRLEFYQPHRQLNAIAMEYDWHGPMILVSNACASGANAIGDAMAMIQTGKAKRVLAGGYDALAELVYAGFDTLRALAPSGIPRPFDAARDGLALGEGAALVLLESEDAAAERGADAIAVAAGYATATDLHHLTQPDPAGKAAIRTMTGACAMAGIAPHEVTYINSHGTGTPYNDVAEASAVKAWAGDAAAKISLSSTKSAMGHLLGGAGAVEAVICLMAMRGQWMPGSLNIRETDPAVSFDLVHTFRQAPVNVTLTNSFGFGGTNATLVFTECGRPRPQTLESPASISLERGRPRPQTSFPPLRISGAGAVSSAGWGTAALAQAILNNTSLPTTDSLRTVGTRDWECPIRTAPPAPADTLPKFPRLRRASPITKFTMAAALEALTQAGFPQGKGAGRLGIVQLMFNGCVQFSGKFYHEVLDTPALASPLIFPETVYNAPASHVAAYLGVDGPATTLIGESSAIIEAVDIAHTWLLQDLVDHVLVIGAEECDWLGAEAVHYYHPEMKATEGAGALLLSLTGPGLKLTHTPALPFHNEAEKAAQLQTLAANPTFNRPHHITGLSGIPLLDHSESQKSTVGTPARDCRDALDCDDAPKSPASTPLSPDCGDAPKSTVGTLARDGAASTDSCPQITHHPRQILGEAMGAAGALQLVLATTLAQQTGQPISITLPGTLCASYGAVVEA; from the coding sequence GTGAGTTCAAGCCTGGGAATCCATTCCCCAGTCATCAGCGTTCTTTTTCCCGTGGTACCCGTCTATCCCCAGCGCATTCTCATCACCGGAGCAGGCATCGTCTCTCCCCTAGGCCTCGATTGGCAGGAAAACGAAGCCTCCTTCCGTGCAAATCGCACCGCCTTCCGGCCCGTCACCATGTTTGACGTCAGCCAGCGCATTGCCCGCACCGCGGCTCACGTGGACTTGCCAGAGGAACGCCTCTTCCTGAAAACCCCCGGCCGCCGCCAGCATCTCATTGATCGCGGCACCAAAATGCTCCTCCTCGCCCTGCGCGAGACCCTCGCCATGGCCCGGCTCCCCGGCCTTCAGGGGATTGATGCCATCATCATCGGCACCTCCGCCGGGGCCATGGGCATCGGCCAGGAATACTTCCGTCACGCCACCAGCAGCCCTTCCAAAATCCCCGGCCAAATCTCCCGCCTGGAGTTTTATCAGCCCCACCGCCAGCTCAATGCCATCGCCATGGAGTACGACTGGCATGGCCCCATGATCCTCGTCTCCAATGCCTGCGCCAGTGGGGCCAATGCCATCGGCGATGCCATGGCCATGATCCAGACAGGTAAGGCGAAACGCGTCCTCGCAGGCGGATACGATGCCCTGGCAGAGCTCGTCTATGCCGGGTTTGATACCCTCCGCGCCCTCGCTCCCAGCGGCATCCCCCGCCCCTTCGATGCCGCCCGCGATGGTCTCGCCCTTGGCGAAGGGGCCGCCCTCGTCCTTTTAGAAAGCGAAGACGCCGCTGCCGAGCGCGGAGCCGATGCCATCGCCGTCGCCGCAGGATACGCCACCGCCACAGACCTCCATCACCTCACCCAGCCGGATCCCGCAGGTAAAGCCGCCATCCGCACCATGACCGGAGCCTGTGCCATGGCCGGCATCGCCCCGCACGAGGTCACTTACATCAACTCCCACGGCACCGGCACCCCCTATAACGACGTCGCCGAGGCCAGCGCCGTCAAAGCCTGGGCCGGAGACGCCGCCGCCAAAATCTCCCTCAGCTCCACCAAGTCCGCCATGGGCCACCTCCTCGGCGGAGCCGGAGCCGTCGAAGCTGTCATCTGCCTCATGGCCATGCGCGGCCAGTGGATGCCCGGCAGCCTGAACATCCGCGAAACCGACCCCGCCGTCTCGTTCGACCTCGTCCACACCTTCCGCCAGGCCCCTGTCAACGTCACCCTCACCAACAGCTTCGGCTTCGGCGGCACCAACGCCACCCTCGTCTTCACGGAGTGCGGACGCCCCCGTCCGCAAACCCTCGAAAGCCCCGCCTCCATCTCCCTGGAGCGCGGACGCCCCCGTCCGCAGACCAGCTTCCCACCCCTCCGCATCTCCGGTGCCGGAGCCGTCTCCTCCGCCGGTTGGGGCACCGCCGCCCTCGCCCAGGCCATCTTAAACAACACCTCCCTTCCCACCACCGACAGCCTACGCACCGTCGGCACCCGCGACTGGGAATGCCCCATCCGCACCGCACCGCCCGCCCCCGCAGACACCCTGCCCAAATTCCCCCGCCTCCGCCGCGCCAGCCCCATCACCAAATTCACCATGGCCGCCGCCCTTGAGGCCCTCACCCAGGCCGGCTTCCCCCAGGGCAAAGGCGCAGGCCGCCTCGGCATCGTCCAGCTCATGTTTAATGGCTGCGTCCAGTTCAGCGGCAAATTTTACCACGAAGTCCTGGATACCCCCGCCCTCGCCAGCCCCCTCATCTTCCCCGAGACCGTTTACAACGCACCCGCCTCTCATGTCGCTGCCTATCTCGGCGTCGATGGCCCCGCCACCACCCTCATCGGGGAATCCAGCGCCATCATTGAGGCCGTGGACATCGCCCATACCTGGCTCCTCCAGGATCTCGTGGACCACGTCCTCGTCATTGGAGCTGAAGAATGCGACTGGCTCGGAGCCGAAGCCGTCCACTACTACCATCCCGAAATGAAGGCCACCGAAGGAGCCGGTGCCCTCCTCCTCAGCCTCACCGGCCCCGGCTTAAAGCTCACCCACACCCCCGCCCTCCCCTTCCACAACGAAGCCGAAAAAGCCGCCCAGCTACAGACCCTCGCCGCCAATCCCACCTTCAACCGCCCCCATCACATCACCGGCCTCTCCGGCATCCCCCTCCTCGACCACTCCGAATCCCAAAAAAGTACCGTGGGCACTCCTGCCCGCGATTGCCGCGATGCTCTTGATTGCGACGACGCCCCAAAAAGTCCCGCCAGCACTCCCCTGTCCCCCGACTGCGGCGATGCCCCAAAAAGTACCGTGGGCACTCTTGCCCGCGATGGGGCCGCATCCACAGACAGCTGCCCCCAAATCACCCATCACCCTCGCCAGATCCTAGGCGAAGCCATGGGTGCCGCCGGAGCCCTCCAGCTCGTCCTCGCCACCACCCTCGCCCAACAAACCGGCCAGCCCATTTCCATCACCCTCCCCGGCACCCTCTGCGCCTCCTACGGCGCCGTCGTGGAGGCATAA
- a CDS encoding AMP-binding protein, which produces MFADRWKQILSLRGDETALWHPGGALSYHALEAAARALPVQSCGRLGRYYLAQGDGPEVTIALLAGFLTGKPVQVVEKDRTRRVPACCVPRNVALVKQTVGSSGVRRCQFFTFAQVAADVDRLHVALGLGQCGAALAPLSVAHSFGLTTTVLQTLLNGLPTHWLPTPFPCGMTEALGMHEDAFLPGVPAMWKAWMISGLDLGRVKLAVSAGSPLTLELEGKVRDSSQLKLHNLYGTSETGAISYDATEAPRTEAGDLGTLLPGVNATTEQGRLLVESDAVGLGYDTVQPGELFHHGRHRTWDCVKLKGGALSYVGCDGAGINVASRKLSPTVIAEKIRQATGVRHVRIHGHTSRDPERVQDVVACIGVTPEQLTCEFKSKACATLAPWEVPRHWRIENPGRVNPDAGRADGMGDVGTQMALPVS; this is translated from the coding sequence ATGTTTGCTGATCGTTGGAAACAAATCCTGAGCCTGCGGGGTGATGAAACCGCACTGTGGCACCCTGGGGGGGCCCTGAGTTACCATGCCCTGGAGGCGGCGGCACGTGCGCTGCCGGTGCAGAGCTGCGGGAGGCTGGGGAGGTATTATCTGGCACAGGGGGATGGGCCGGAGGTCACGATCGCGCTGCTGGCGGGTTTTTTAACGGGGAAACCGGTGCAAGTGGTGGAGAAGGACCGCACACGCCGGGTGCCTGCCTGCTGTGTGCCGAGGAATGTGGCGCTGGTGAAGCAGACGGTGGGCAGCTCCGGGGTGAGGCGGTGCCAGTTTTTTACGTTTGCGCAAGTGGCGGCGGATGTGGACCGGCTGCACGTGGCACTGGGGCTGGGGCAGTGTGGTGCTGCGCTGGCACCGCTGAGTGTGGCGCACAGCTTTGGCCTAACGACGACGGTGCTGCAGACGCTGCTGAACGGGCTGCCGACGCATTGGCTGCCGACGCCTTTTCCCTGCGGGATGACGGAGGCGCTGGGGATGCATGAGGATGCTTTTTTACCGGGGGTTCCGGCGATGTGGAAGGCGTGGATGATCTCTGGCTTGGACCTGGGGAGGGTGAAGCTGGCTGTCTCGGCGGGGTCGCCGCTGACGCTGGAGCTGGAGGGGAAGGTGAGGGACAGTTCCCAGCTGAAGCTGCACAATCTGTATGGAACGAGCGAGACGGGGGCCATCAGCTATGATGCGACGGAAGCTCCGCGCACTGAGGCCGGGGACCTGGGGACACTGCTGCCGGGGGTGAATGCGACGACGGAGCAGGGAAGGCTGCTGGTGGAGAGCGATGCGGTGGGGCTGGGCTATGACACGGTGCAGCCGGGGGAGCTCTTCCACCATGGGCGGCACCGGACCTGGGACTGTGTGAAACTGAAAGGCGGGGCGCTTTCCTATGTGGGCTGTGATGGGGCGGGGATCAATGTGGCCAGCCGCAAGCTGAGCCCAACGGTGATCGCGGAAAAGATCCGCCAGGCGACGGGGGTGCGGCATGTGCGCATCCACGGACACACAAGCCGGGATCCTGAAAGGGTGCAGGATGTGGTGGCGTGCATCGGGGTGACGCCGGAGCAATTGACGTGTGAATTTAAATCAAAGGCCTGTGCGACGCTGGCCCCCTGGGAGGTGCCGAGGCATTGGCGGATCGAGAATCCGGGGCGCGTGAACCCTGATGCGGGGCGCGCAGATGGGATGGGAGATGTGGGGACGCAAATGGCGCTGCCGGTTTCCTAA
- the recD2 gene encoding SF1B family DNA helicase RecD2, translated as MNRDASPAPAETLYGLVERVVYHTEETGYCILKVIPKGRREPVSLIGKSPRVVAGEQFEAMGHWESTRDYGQQFKADTLKLTRPDSSEGIEKYLGSGLIEGIGPAYAKRLVKKFGKAIFEIIENESSKLEGVEGIGKKRRQEIRESWMKQKSVHNIMLFLHQNGISSSRALRIHKTYGDEALSVLTTNPYRLAQDIHGIGFKTADGIAHQMGVAKDAPERIRAGILHGLETAAASGHCCLPEEALMAQTAQLLDCAPNLVSPQVAALITSSLLERHDLKGQPVLYLPYLRAAEQSIAHSIHELTALPAAYPIMDQEKMIAQAAQDTGKVLAESQQRAVKEALQNRCLIITGGPGVGKTTILRTILTILGRQKVKMTLAAPTGRAAKRLNESTGIEAKTLHRLLEYQGQGTWGRHRGKPLTGDLFVVDECSMLDAPLMAQFLSALPEGAHLLLVGDADQLPSVGPGMVLNDLITSGKVPCVQLTEIFRQAATSRIITSAHEINCGRVPDLKPQRDGDFFFLETQSPEETRDLIVQLAHQRLPAKYKFDPVQDIQVLTPMNRHLLGTRSLNEALQSALNPPSDLKYELERFQTTFRVGDKVIQTHNNYDKEVFNGDIGHIVTIETEPLKMSVRFEGDRLVEYEPGELDELQLAYALTIHKSQGSEFPCVIIPVSTQHYVLLERSLIYTAVTRARRLVILVGDPRALSLAVGRQESRKRWTGLQDLL; from the coding sequence ATGAACCGCGACGCCAGCCCTGCCCCTGCCGAGACCCTGTACGGGCTGGTGGAGCGGGTGGTGTATCACACAGAGGAAACCGGTTATTGCATCCTCAAAGTCATCCCCAAAGGCCGTCGCGAGCCTGTCAGCCTCATCGGCAAATCCCCGCGTGTCGTCGCAGGCGAGCAGTTTGAAGCTATGGGCCACTGGGAATCCACCCGCGACTACGGCCAGCAGTTCAAAGCGGACACGCTGAAGCTCACCCGGCCCGATTCCAGCGAAGGCATCGAAAAATACCTCGGCAGCGGCCTCATCGAAGGCATTGGCCCGGCCTACGCCAAGCGGTTGGTGAAAAAATTTGGCAAAGCCATCTTCGAAATCATCGAGAACGAATCATCGAAACTCGAAGGCGTGGAGGGCATCGGCAAAAAACGCCGCCAGGAGATTCGCGAATCCTGGATGAAGCAGAAATCAGTGCATAACATCATGCTGTTTCTGCATCAAAACGGCATCAGCTCCTCCCGCGCCCTGCGCATCCACAAGACCTATGGCGACGAAGCCCTCTCCGTCCTGACAACCAATCCTTACCGGCTGGCCCAGGACATTCACGGCATCGGATTCAAAACAGCGGATGGCATCGCGCATCAGATGGGCGTGGCCAAAGACGCGCCGGAGCGCATCCGCGCTGGCATCCTTCATGGCCTGGAGACTGCCGCCGCCAGCGGCCACTGCTGCCTGCCGGAGGAAGCACTCATGGCGCAAACGGCGCAGCTTCTAGACTGTGCTCCCAACCTCGTTAGCCCACAAGTCGCGGCACTCATCACCTCCTCCTTGCTTGAGCGCCATGACCTCAAAGGCCAGCCCGTCCTTTACTTACCTTACTTGCGTGCAGCAGAGCAAAGCATCGCCCATTCCATCCATGAGCTTACCGCCCTGCCAGCGGCCTATCCAATAATGGATCAAGAAAAAATGATCGCTCAGGCAGCGCAGGACACTGGCAAGGTCCTCGCTGAAAGCCAGCAACGCGCCGTCAAAGAAGCCCTGCAAAACCGCTGCCTCATCATCACCGGGGGCCCCGGTGTGGGCAAGACCACCATCCTTCGCACCATCCTCACCATTCTCGGCCGACAGAAGGTCAAGATGACCCTTGCTGCACCTACCGGCCGCGCCGCCAAGCGCCTGAACGAAAGCACCGGCATCGAAGCAAAAACGCTGCATCGTTTGTTAGAATATCAGGGGCAGGGCACCTGGGGCAGACATCGTGGCAAGCCCCTCACGGGGGATCTCTTCGTAGTAGATGAATGCTCCATGCTGGATGCACCACTGATGGCCCAGTTTCTCTCCGCTCTGCCGGAGGGTGCTCATCTCCTTCTCGTCGGGGATGCAGACCAGCTTCCTTCCGTCGGTCCCGGCATGGTGCTGAATGATCTCATCACCAGCGGCAAGGTGCCCTGCGTGCAGCTCACCGAAATCTTCCGCCAGGCCGCCACCAGCCGCATTATCACCAGCGCCCACGAGATCAACTGCGGCCGCGTGCCTGATCTCAAGCCGCAGCGCGATGGCGACTTCTTTTTCCTGGAAACCCAATCCCCGGAGGAAACCCGCGACCTTATCGTCCAGCTCGCCCATCAGCGCCTGCCCGCTAAATACAAGTTCGATCCCGTCCAGGATATCCAGGTGCTCACGCCCATGAACCGTCATTTGTTAGGCACCCGCAGCCTCAATGAAGCACTTCAGTCTGCCCTCAATCCCCCCAGCGATCTCAAGTATGAACTCGAACGCTTCCAGACCACTTTCCGCGTCGGCGACAAAGTCATCCAGACTCACAACAACTACGACAAAGAAGTCTTCAATGGCGATATCGGCCACATCGTCACCATCGAGACCGAGCCTCTCAAAATGAGCGTCCGTTTCGAAGGCGACCGCCTCGTCGAATACGAGCCTGGAGAGCTGGATGAACTCCAGCTCGCCTATGCCCTCACCATCCATAAAAGCCAGGGCAGCGAATTCCCCTGCGTCATCATACCCGTGAGTACCCAGCATTATGTTTTGCTGGAGCGCAGCCTCATCTATACCGCCGTCACCCGCGCCCGACGGCTTGTCATCCTCGTCGGGGATCCCCGCGCCCTCAGCCTCGCCGTCGGCAGGCAGGAAAGCCGCAAGCGCTGGACCGGTTTGCAGGATCTCTTATAG
- a CDS encoding TerC family protein translates to MSWASSPEAWIALATLTIMEIVLGIDNIVFISILVDKLPVAERPRARFLGLGFAMVTRIILLLCITWVMQLNSALFTVFGHDISGKDLILILGGLFLLWKSTKEIHHKIEGDAEEAHTGGVKRAALGAILVQIAILDIVFSLDSVITAVGMVDHIMVMVIAVMVAVGFMMVFAGTVSDFISRHPTVKVLALSFLLLIGTTLIAEGFQVHFQKGYVYFAMAFSILVEFLNIRMKSKAEKKALAAKAN, encoded by the coding sequence ATGTCTTGGGCTTCCAGCCCGGAGGCATGGATCGCCCTGGCCACCCTGACGATCATGGAGATCGTCCTGGGGATCGATAACATCGTCTTCATTTCCATCCTGGTGGACAAGCTGCCTGTGGCGGAACGGCCACGTGCGCGGTTCCTGGGCCTGGGTTTTGCCATGGTGACGCGTATCATTCTGTTGCTATGCATCACCTGGGTCATGCAGCTCAATTCCGCCCTGTTCACCGTTTTCGGACACGATATCTCGGGCAAGGACCTGATTCTCATTCTAGGTGGCCTGTTTCTACTTTGGAAGAGCACCAAAGAAATTCATCATAAGATCGAAGGCGATGCGGAAGAAGCCCACACAGGGGGCGTCAAACGTGCGGCCCTGGGTGCCATCCTGGTGCAGATCGCCATTCTCGATATCGTGTTCTCCCTGGACTCCGTGATCACGGCTGTGGGGATGGTGGATCATATCATGGTCATGGTCATCGCCGTTATGGTAGCTGTTGGCTTCATGATGGTCTTCGCAGGAACCGTCAGTGATTTCATCAGCAGGCACCCGACCGTGAAGGTCCTGGCGCTCTCCTTTCTTCTGCTCATCGGAACGACGCTGATCGCAGAAGGCTTCCAGGTGCACTTCCAGAAAGGCTACGTCTATTTTGCCATGGCGTTCTCCATCTTGGTGGAGTTCCTGAACATCCGCATGAAGAGCAAGGCGGAGAAAAAAGCCTTGGCTGCGAAGGCGAACTAA
- a CDS encoding SHD1 domain-containing protein — protein MMVIWASVTAQGADTRVYTDKSGRSITAELIAVNGGMVTLKRVDGQSFTVSRDTFSEKDLQFFKAFEEAAREAEKNRKGPAEAPPNSVVIEALVDGPSELRVKKDGIYWINGGNAKPGHHFGQEEPTYVDGKSWRPNWKEPRKDRGVDRTATKSVDGLDPLKTEFKLLNVTLHQGGHGIEKRDAIRVSQIDEELSILIPDSQGGSCWYRFALIKKK, from the coding sequence ATGATGGTGATTTGGGCCAGTGTAACTGCCCAAGGGGCTGATACACGGGTTTACACAGACAAATCCGGCCGTTCCATTACGGCTGAACTGATTGCTGTGAATGGTGGTATGGTGACTTTGAAACGTGTAGACGGACAGTCTTTCACGGTCAGCCGGGACACTTTTTCTGAGAAGGACCTTCAGTTTTTCAAGGCCTTTGAAGAAGCAGCTCGGGAAGCTGAGAAAAACCGCAAGGGGCCTGCAGAGGCACCTCCCAATTCTGTTGTCATCGAAGCCCTGGTCGATGGACCCTCGGAACTGCGGGTGAAGAAAGATGGCATTTACTGGATCAACGGTGGCAATGCCAAACCGGGCCACCATTTTGGCCAGGAAGAGCCGACCTATGTGGATGGGAAATCCTGGAGGCCGAACTGGAAGGAGCCTCGGAAAGATCGTGGCGTGGACCGCACCGCGACGAAAAGTGTGGATGGCCTGGACCCTTTGAAGACGGAATTCAAGCTGCTGAATGTCACCCTGCATCAGGGAGGTCATGGCATCGAAAAGCGCGATGCGATCCGCGTGAGCCAGATTGATGAGGAGCTTTCTATCCTTATTCCAGACTCTCAGGGCGGCTCTTGCTGGTATCGATTTGCTCTCATCAAGAAGAAATAG
- a CDS encoding Hsp20/alpha crystallin family protein yields MKLARYTPSFDLGRVADFDQWLRHPFAGFPAVGQLLGEFIPGAAGRLATDVYEDKDNYYARFELPGLKKEDVKVEVHDRLLTVSAERREKTDQNEESFVFSRSVSVPEGVRGDAIAAKLEDGILTVTLPKQEERKPKLIQVD; encoded by the coding sequence ATGAAACTCGCACGTTATACCCCTTCGTTTGACCTTGGTCGTGTCGCCGATTTTGATCAGTGGCTGCGCCATCCCTTTGCTGGTTTCCCTGCCGTGGGGCAGTTGCTCGGAGAATTCATTCCCGGGGCGGCGGGCCGCCTCGCCACAGATGTGTATGAGGACAAGGACAATTACTATGCCCGCTTTGAGCTGCCCGGCCTGAAAAAGGAAGATGTGAAAGTGGAGGTCCATGACCGCCTGCTGACCGTCTCCGCCGAGCGCCGCGAAAAAACAGATCAGAATGAAGAATCCTTCGTCTTCAGCCGCTCGGTCTCGGTGCCTGAAGGTGTCCGTGGGGACGCCATCGCGGCCAAGCTGGAAGACGGTATTCTGACCGTCACGCTGCCCAAGCAGGAAGAGCGCAAACCGAAGCTCATCCAGGTCGATTAA
- a CDS encoding Hsp20/alpha crystallin family protein, translating to MNATCTPSTCSPSTRSAPSVGVTENLQKPVYTVAGNDDVYEVRVQLPGVAKGGVKIDLEDNVLSIRGERQSTVPEGWKPLHRELSTLGYQLRLRLNTPVDEDKLTANLENGVLTLKLPVKEAAKPRRIEVQ from the coding sequence ATGAATGCTACCTGCACACCTTCTACTTGCTCTCCTTCCACCCGCAGCGCTCCCAGTGTGGGCGTGACTGAAAACCTCCAGAAACCTGTCTATACCGTTGCCGGAAACGACGATGTCTATGAAGTCCGCGTCCAGCTCCCTGGCGTGGCCAAGGGAGGGGTCAAAATTGACCTTGAGGATAACGTCCTCTCCATCCGTGGTGAACGGCAGTCTACCGTTCCTGAAGGGTGGAAGCCGCTGCATCGCGAGCTTTCGACTTTAGGCTATCAACTCCGCCTGCGTCTGAACACACCGGTGGATGAAGACAAGCTCACGGCGAACCTCGAAAACGGTGTGCTGACGCTGAAGCTTCCCGTCAAGGAAGCCGCGAAACCCCGTCGGATTGAGGTCCAGTAA
- a CDS encoding PLP-dependent transferase, producing the protein MSDLLRHPLWQADSLGSPLPNNDFGVSVSLPLWSHVIGYEEGDQDIISKFRSGYPRFCCPPAVSALFAQAEKELGAPGERAIVFPRLSHAQRCLEFIARDGFSGRALEWRDQKLGVALFPADAYVNARRFWRFCGEVVSTRQATHVLGQTTGNVTEEAGKTASATIRQRLADLAGQQPEDVFLFPSGMAANFAVHRMLTSLFPGRKTVQLDFPYVDVLKLQETFGSGVYFLPMSQESEYGQLQILLSGEKIAGLFCEAPSNPLLRCVDLPRLLAIRSETQPQVPLIVDDTVSTAVNADACRVADVVTSSLTKSFSGAGDVLAGSVILNRASPHHAAFSSFLKQHADHELWCEDAVALEQNSRDFVSRVETMSRNALALAEYLAAHPKVECVWHASQQGGPGYESIRREGGSYGCLFSFLLKDAATTSPPFYDELRVCKGPSLGTDFTLVCPYTLLAHYTELDWAESCGVPRHLIRVSAGLEETADLIARFEEALNYV; encoded by the coding sequence ATGTCCGACCTTTTGCGCCATCCCCTCTGGCAAGCCGATTCCCTGGGCTCTCCCCTGCCCAATAATGATTTCGGTGTCAGCGTCTCGCTGCCGCTCTGGAGTCATGTGATCGGTTATGAAGAGGGGGATCAGGACATCATTTCGAAGTTCCGCTCCGGTTACCCGCGTTTCTGCTGCCCGCCTGCCGTCAGCGCCCTCTTTGCCCAAGCGGAAAAGGAACTGGGTGCGCCAGGTGAGCGCGCCATCGTTTTCCCACGCCTCAGCCATGCGCAAAGGTGCCTGGAATTCATCGCCCGGGATGGATTCTCCGGACGCGCCCTCGAATGGCGGGACCAGAAACTCGGCGTGGCCCTTTTCCCCGCAGATGCCTATGTGAACGCACGTCGTTTCTGGCGTTTCTGTGGCGAAGTGGTCAGCACCCGCCAGGCCACACACGTGCTAGGTCAGACCACGGGTAACGTCACCGAAGAAGCAGGCAAAACGGCCAGCGCTACCATCCGTCAGCGTCTGGCGGATCTGGCCGGGCAACAACCTGAGGACGTCTTCCTTTTCCCCTCCGGCATGGCGGCCAATTTTGCCGTGCATCGCATGCTGACTTCCCTTTTCCCTGGCAGGAAAACCGTGCAACTGGACTTCCCGTATGTGGACGTGTTGAAGCTCCAGGAAACCTTCGGTAGCGGTGTCTATTTCCTGCCGATGAGCCAGGAAAGCGAATACGGCCAGCTTCAAATCCTGCTCTCAGGGGAGAAGATCGCGGGTCTATTCTGCGAAGCGCCGAGCAATCCGCTCCTGCGCTGCGTGGACCTTCCGCGCCTGCTAGCTATCCGCTCGGAAACCCAGCCGCAGGTGCCGCTCATCGTGGATGATACCGTTTCCACCGCCGTCAATGCCGATGCCTGCCGTGTGGCTGATGTGGTGACCAGCAGCCTAACCAAGAGCTTTTCCGGCGCAGGGGACGTACTCGCCGGCAGTGTCATCCTCAACCGCGCCTCCCCACATCACGCGGCCTTCTCTTCCTTCCTGAAGCAGCATGCGGATCATGAACTGTGGTGTGAGGATGCCGTGGCACTGGAACAAAACTCACGGGACTTCGTCTCGCGGGTGGAGACGATGAGCCGCAATGCCCTGGCCCTGGCCGAATACCTGGCCGCGCATCCGAAGGTGGAATGTGTCTGGCATGCCAGCCAGCAAGGCGGTCCAGGATACGAATCCATCCGTCGTGAAGGCGGCAGCTACGGCTGTCTCTTCTCCTTCCTGCTCAAGGATGCCGCCACCACCAGCCCTCCCTTTTACGATGAGCTGCGCGTCTGCAAAGGCCCCAGCCTGGGCACCGATTTCACCCTCGTTTGCCCTTACACCCTGCTCGCCCATTATACCGAGCTCGACTGGGCCGAAAGCTGCGGCGTCCCCCGCCACCTGATCCGCGTCTCCGCAGGCCTCGAAGAGACCGCCGACCTCATTGCCAGATTTGAAGAGGCCTTGAATTACGTCTAA
- a CDS encoding HNH endonuclease has translation MNVPVSLALKVRQRAGYRCEFCRMSQSLQEASFHIEHILPRVHGGETALPNLALACPGCNLHKADRTHAKNPGTGEIVSLFHPRKHSWGDHFEWVAFRLEGKSPEGGATVALLKQNHPRRLLIRKAEHGFGLFPPD, from the coding sequence ATGAATGTGCCCGTTTCATTGGCACTGAAGGTTCGTCAGAGGGCAGGCTATCGGTGCGAGTTTTGTCGCATGAGTCAGTCTCTCCAAGAGGCCTCTTTTCACATTGAGCATATTTTACCCAGGGTTCACGGCGGCGAGACTGCCTTACCGAACTTGGCTCTTGCTTGTCCTGGCTGCAATCTACATAAGGCAGATCGAACTCACGCAAAGAATCCCGGCACAGGTGAAATAGTTTCGTTATTTCACCCCCGAAAGCACTCTTGGGGAGACCATTTTGAGTGGGTGGCTTTTCGTCTGGAAGGCAAAAGTCCGGAGGGCGGTGCTACCGTGGCGTTGTTGAAGCAAAATCACCCTCGCCGCCTCCTAATCCGGAAGGCGGAACATGGGTTTGGCCTCTTTCCTCCTGACTAA